Proteins encoded by one window of Rhodobacteraceae bacterium IMCC1335:
- a CDS encoding YbfB/YjiJ family MFS transporter: MLPAMKAQLDWNYAQAGWLNTVNALGYILGAISTLFLVQRFTSVRLFVFGLITTSGVLFLTGVFPNLEAQYALRFFAGTFGAVSFSTAGALASGLFKKNEKLNAFSIAILFGTGGGLGIILSGAFIPMIIYKFGNSSWPLCWIIIGLFSIIFTPLSIWSALQIEYSKPIKSSVTEFPFLKMLPELSGYACFGFGYIIYLTFLSAWMTAQSINAEMITAIWLVLGFFICISPFIWRSIFARFGNGIPLSMILISISIGSVTPLLSPSFSILLFSAVIFGSSVFMAPGAITNFTRRNLPQEMWAYSISVFTVIFAISQTLGPYIAGLIGDYFDDIGMGLFASFIILILGALISLSQKELTKHN, encoded by the coding sequence ATGCTTCCAGCGATGAAAGCACAATTGGATTGGAATTATGCTCAAGCTGGTTGGTTGAATACAGTAAATGCGCTGGGCTATATTTTAGGTGCAATCTCAACTTTGTTTCTTGTGCAGAGATTTACCTCAGTGAGGCTCTTTGTGTTTGGTCTCATAACCACATCTGGTGTTTTATTTCTGACCGGGGTTTTCCCCAATTTAGAAGCGCAATACGCACTTCGTTTTTTTGCCGGTACATTTGGCGCAGTTTCATTTTCCACAGCCGGAGCGCTTGCATCTGGGCTCTTTAAAAAAAATGAGAAGTTAAATGCCTTCTCTATAGCCATTTTATTTGGCACCGGCGGGGGGTTGGGAATTATTCTGTCTGGAGCATTTATTCCTATGATAATTTATAAATTTGGCAATAGTTCTTGGCCACTTTGTTGGATAATTATTGGATTATTTAGCATCATATTTACACCACTGAGTATTTGGTCAGCACTACAAATAGAATATTCAAAACCTATAAAATCAAGCGTTACTGAATTTCCATTTTTGAAGATGCTTCCCGAATTATCTGGCTATGCTTGCTTTGGTTTTGGATACATTATTTATCTTACGTTTTTGTCAGCGTGGATGACCGCTCAATCCATAAACGCTGAGATGATAACCGCTATTTGGTTGGTGCTTGGATTTTTCATATGCATTTCGCCATTTATATGGCGATCTATTTTTGCAAGATTTGGAAATGGAATTCCATTATCCATGATTTTGATCAGTATTTCCATTGGTTCAGTAACGCCTTTACTGTCTCCATCCTTTTCTATTTTGTTATTTTCAGCAGTTATATTTGGTTCGTCAGTTTTTATGGCACCAGGTGCAATAACAAATTTCACTAGAAGAAACTTACCCCAAGAAATGTGGGCTTATTCAATAAGTGTTTTTACTGTTATCTTCGCTATTTCTCAAACGCTAGGCCCCTATATTGCTGGGTTAATCGGTGACTATTTTGATGATATAGGCATGGGGCTGTTCGCGTCATTTATAATTTTGATCTTGGGTGCGCTTATTTCACTTTCTCAGAAAGAGTTGACCAAACATAATTAA